TAAGACGTCACCTGCGAACAAGTCGAGGAGAAGATCGAATGAATCACCCATTGCGTGTCGTGATTGTAGGTGGTGTAGCGGCCGGTCCCAAGGTTGCCTCCAAGGTCATCCGTCTCTGCCCGGAGGCGGAAGTAACCATCGTAGAGAAAGGCAAACTTCTGTCCTACGCCGGCTGTGGCCTGCCGTACTACGTCTCCGGCGTGGTTAAGGACCAGAAGGAACTGATGTGTACGCCGGTCGGCGCGGTACGTGATTCGGTCTTCTTCCAACATGTCAAGAATGTCAAGGTCCTCAACGAAACGGAGGCGATGGAGGTCGACCGTGCGAGCAGGCGCGTTCGAGTGCGCGATCTGCTGCGCGGGCAGGAATCATGGCTGAACTACGACAAGCTGGTACTCGCCACCGGCGCCAAACCAGTCGTTCCGCCCATTCCAGGCACGGATCTGTGCAATGTGTTCACCCTTCAGGGTGTGCACGATGCCGAGGGCATCCGGGCGGCAGTGGCTCAAGATACGGCGCGAGACGTGGTCATTGTCGGCGGCGGCTTGATTGGCGTGGAGATCACCGAGGCCCTCGTGCAGCGGGGCTGCCGGGTGACTATTGTGGAGATGATGCCTCAGATCCTGCGTATTCTGGACCCCGACATCGTTCGCCTGGTGGGGCAACATATGGAGTCACACGGCGTCCGCGTGCTGACCAACACCAAGCTCGAGAGGATTGAAGGCGAGGAGTCAGTCAAGGCGGTCCAGACCAGCGGCGGTCGGATTGCGGCGGACATGGTGGTTTTGGCCATCGGCGTGCGTCCGAACGTGGCGTTGGCGGAGGCTGCCAACCTGGAGATCGGTCCCACGCGGGCCATCAAGGTCAATGACCGCATGCAAACCAGCGACCCAAACATCTATGCCGCGGGCGATTGCGTCGAGTGCAACGACCTGATGACCGGCAAGCCTTGTTTTGTGCCTCTCGATTCCACGGCCAACAAACAGGGCCGGGTCGCCGCGGTTAATCTCTGCGGCGGAGAGGACCACTTTCCAGGTGTTTTGGGTAGCACGGTATGCAAGGTGTTCGATTTCTGCGTGGCCCGGACCGGTTTGGGCGAATCGGCGGCGAAAGACCAGGGCTATGACGTCGTCACGGCCTGGGCGCCGGCCCCGGACAAGGCGCATTTCATGCCCGAGGCCAAGCTGCTGATGTTGAAGCTGATCGCCGATCGGAAGACCAGGAAACTGTTGGGTGTACAGGCCGTTGGGCCTGGGGCCGGCGACAAGCGCATCGACGTTGTGGCAATGGCCTTGATGGCGGGTATGACCGTCGATCAACTGGCCAACGCCGATTTGTGCTATGCCCCTCCGTTCGCTCCGGCCATGGACAACATTATCACAGCCGCCAACATCGTGCGAAACAAGATCGACGGTTACATGGATGGAATTACCCCAGCCGAGGTGCATCAGATGCTGGAAGAGAAACGGGATTTCACGTTTCTGGATGTCCGTTCGCCCCAGGAATACGAGCAAGTGCGCTTGCCGGGTTCGATGTTGATTCCCCTGGGCTCCCTGCGGGGACGACTTGGGGAGTTGCTCAAGGAGAAGGAGGTCGTCACGTTTTGTAAGATCTCGCTGCGTGGATACGAAGCGGCGTTGATTCTCAAGGCGGCGGGTTTCAATAGCGTCCGCGTCATGGATGGCGGTGTGGCCATGTGGCCGTTCCCAAAACTCGTGTAGAAATGGAGATTTGCTGCAATGACAGTATTCAAGAACGCCATACGTTGCATGGCAGGAAACCCAGCCGTTACGACGATGAGTGGTGCCAAAGAAGCAGAAATCGGACCGCCGGTAGAATATGGCGGTCGGCCTGACACCCTCAATCCGGAGGAATTGTTCGTTGCGTCGATCAACAGTTGTCTGATGCTGGTGTTTTACCATTTCGCTCACAAGTCCGGGGTTGCCATTGAATCCTATGAGGCGGACGCGAAAGGAACCGTCGAGAAGACCCGAAACGGTCTGCGTTTCACGAAGGTAAGCGTCCAAGCCCAGGTTAAGACCCAGGCAACAGACGGTACCGGCACCCTGCAGGAGCTCGCAGAGCTCGCGGAGAAATTCTGCCTGGTCTCCAACTCGGTGAGTTGTCCCGTGAGCTATACCGTTGGTACCGCTTAGTCTGGTACCCGGGTAGCGGAAGACCTACTGCCACGGAAGGGATCTGAGAGAAGTTCCATGTCGTCGGTCATGAACAGGATTCTGGATCTGAGCGCTGCCCTTGGCCTCTATGACTGGTGGGCCAAGGGCAATCTGGGGGAAGTCTATGACACACTTGTCGAGTTGGTCGAACTGCACGGGGACGAGGAAATCCTCGATGTTGGCTGCGGCACCGGGATCCTTGGTTCCCGCTTAGCTCAGACATCAGATGGAATCAAGGTCTGCGGCCTGGACACCGGCCCGCACATGATCAAGGACGCCGCGAAGAGAGTGCAAGGGCATCGTCATCAGGCGGAATACCGAGTCGGAACCGTAACGCGCTTGCCTTATGCCGATGGGCGGTT
This window of the Anaerobaca lacustris genome carries:
- a CDS encoding FAD-dependent oxidoreductase; this encodes MNHPLRVVIVGGVAAGPKVASKVIRLCPEAEVTIVEKGKLLSYAGCGLPYYVSGVVKDQKELMCTPVGAVRDSVFFQHVKNVKVLNETEAMEVDRASRRVRVRDLLRGQESWLNYDKLVLATGAKPVVPPIPGTDLCNVFTLQGVHDAEGIRAAVAQDTARDVVIVGGGLIGVEITEALVQRGCRVTIVEMMPQILRILDPDIVRLVGQHMESHGVRVLTNTKLERIEGEESVKAVQTSGGRIAADMVVLAIGVRPNVALAEAANLEIGPTRAIKVNDRMQTSDPNIYAAGDCVECNDLMTGKPCFVPLDSTANKQGRVAAVNLCGGEDHFPGVLGSTVCKVFDFCVARTGLGESAAKDQGYDVVTAWAPAPDKAHFMPEAKLLMLKLIADRKTRKLLGVQAVGPGAGDKRIDVVAMALMAGMTVDQLANADLCYAPPFAPAMDNIITAANIVRNKIDGYMDGITPAEVHQMLEEKRDFTFLDVRSPQEYEQVRLPGSMLIPLGSLRGRLGELLKEKEVVTFCKISLRGYEAALILKAAGFNSVRVMDGGVAMWPFPKLV
- a CDS encoding OsmC family protein, encoding MTVFKNAIRCMAGNPAVTTMSGAKEAEIGPPVEYGGRPDTLNPEELFVASINSCLMLVFYHFAHKSGVAIESYEADAKGTVEKTRNGLRFTKVSVQAQVKTQATDGTGTLQELAELAEKFCLVSNSVSCPVSYTVGTA